ggagggaggggctgggacaaGAGATACAGAGAGACTGGGAGATGAAGAGGATGGAGGGGGATTTAGACACAGAagtgaagggagggagagaaagagacagggatggaggcaggcagagacagagacacaaagaAAGATACAAAGGATTAGAGGAGATGTGCAGAGAGACACTGGGAGAGAAGAACAGAGttagacaaagagaaaaaggccCAGAGATAcataggaacagaaagaaaaatgacacgcacacacacacccacaaagaATGATAGAAATGTGGGAGAGGTAAAGGGAGACAGGGAAGGATGCAGACAGACGGACGGACACAGAGGTGTGGGgaaacagagaagcagagagaagaggggCTTGGGGAGGTGACAGTggcaggtgggcagggctggcctggggagggctcccacacaccccacccccagggcaaTAAGTCATCCTGGGcctgccggggggtggggggggtgagggGGCACCCCTGCCTGCTCGCCTTCCTGGTGCCTCCCGCTCCGAGACCCAGCCTGCCGCGTCTGCCACCACTGCCAGGCCCCCAGAGCTCCAGCCCCAGAGCCCGTGAGtccagaagggaagggaaggctcCCCTCCAGGGACCTGCCCTATTGAGCGTGCCAGGCCTCTGCCCTGGCATCATTTCTCCTTCTGCACCGTACTTCTTGGGGTGGGGGCATGGTGTCTCTCTGCCTTGATCTGCGTCTCCAGCAGCTGCCCCCCAACCTCTGTGTCCTCCAACCCCACCTTCCGCCACTGAGTCCAACCCTCCAGCCCCACTCCCGCTGGCCAGGGCAGCTAAGGGCACTGGCCCTTCCAGTGAccagccctgccctgctctgTCTCACCGTTCTTCAAAGGGGCAGGGGTTCAGCAGGGTGGGGGCCAGAGTGATGTCCCAGGCTGAGCCCCCTACTGCACCCCAGGTAGCCTTCAAAGGGCTCACATCACCCTGGGGTGGTTACTGAATGGAGACTGGTACCCTTTATCCTCCCACCCCAAGTTGCTGGGCCCCAAGTCTCAGGTGGGCAAGAAGGAAAACATTCTCCAAACTGCACCTACGAGGTCCCGTGGCTGACCTAAACAGAGCCAGCCTGTAGCTTGCCCTGGGCAATGCCTTCCCAGCAACTTGGCTGTGAGAGGTTCTAACAGGGATTAGGCCCCTGCAAGGCCACCCTCCATaccaaagatttattttaaaagtttggagGTTGGGATGCTGTGTGAGCCAAGGGATTCCTCACACCTGGTTGTTTCTCCCTGGGGGGTGAGCCGGAGCAGGCATGGCGGAGAGAGAGGGCATGAACCAGCCCTAAGTCTCCCCATGGAGTGATTTGGCCCCTTGTCCCTCCTTGTTCCCGGAAGAACCTGGGGCCTGCCCTCCCCGCCTCCAGGCCGTGATGATCCTGCAATTAATCATGTTTGCTCTGGTGACAGGTACGGTGGAGAATGGGGATGTGCAGGGGTCTCCCTCTCGAATCTCTAGGATTCCCAACCCTCTATGGCTATGGTCCTCCTCCCCCATTTCCGGGAGTCGTCTCATGCCCGAGCCCCCTCTTTTGCCCTCACCCTCTCTAGGGCATGTAGGGGGAGAGACCAGGATCAACAAAGGCTATGAGTGCTCTCCTCATTCCCAGCCGCCCTGGCAGGCGGCTTTGTTCCAGAAGACACGGCTGCTCTGTGGGGCGACCCTCATCGCCCTCAAATGGCTCCTGACAGCAGCCCACTGCCACAAGCCATGGGtgcgggggcaggggcggggctgggagggggctggagatggagagatgggTAGAGAAGGGCTTGGGGATGGGGAGAATGTGTATGGGGTGGGGAAAGTGGGGTCAGAGATGGGTATTGATGATGGGGATTGGGTTGGGATTGAAGATGGAAGGCTGAATGATGTTGGAACTGGCATGGTGTTGGGAATGGGCTTGGATGCTGGGCTGGGGATAAGGTTTTGGTGGGAGATGGGGATGAGTTTGGAAGTGGAGCTATGTTTCTTCATTCTCTTCATCtcgccccttcccccacccccccaatgtCACTCTCCATTTCctgtctctccttccccttccatcTCTGACCACCATCTCTCTCACTTCAGCTGATATGTAGCTCATCTGGGAGAACACAACCTCCAGTGACGGGATGGCTGTGAGCGCACCCGAGCAGCCACTGAGTCCTTCCCCCACCCAGACTTCAACAGCAGCCTGCCCAACAAAGCCCGCTGCCACGACATCATGCTGCTGAAAATGGCGGCCCCAGCCTTCATCATCTGGGCTGTGCGACCCACAGTGTGTCATCACACTGTGTCACTGCTGGCACCCGCTGCCTCATTTCCGACTGGGGCACCACGTCCAGCCCCCAATGTAGGGGTTCCAGAGAGGAGcatgatggggggtggggtgggggaaggtgttTATGATTGTGGAAGGAAATAGGGAACCAGAGGAACCTTCAAAGATGAGATTCATAGTGATACAAGAGGGTGTTACCTGGAGGTGTCAATAGTGGGATAAGTtgaaaggaagaggggaaaagtaagggctggggagggtggagacAAAACTTTGGGCCTTGGATTCAGGCAGACATGATGTGCAATTCCAGATCCACAACCTGCTAGTTGTAGGTCCTTAGGCAAgtggcttcacctctctgaaccttggttttcttctctataaaatgagaataatcacATCCACTTACTAGAGCTGGATTAGAGATAATGTTTATAGAGCAACTGGCGTAAAGAATTTTACTTGATAGCGTTACCGTTGCTACGGTTACAAGCAGAGAGGTGAGTTGACTGCAAGCAAGCAGGACAGGAACCGGATTCAGAGCAAGGTCCCTGGTTCTCCGCTGGGTTCAGAGCAAGCCCTGCAGTGTGGGGGAGGGGACCAAAGGGATCTAATTTTCTGTGCCCCCTCATGTCATTTCTACAGTGCACCTTGCCCATACCTGGCGATGTGCCAACGTCACCATCCTCAAGCACAAGGGTTGTGAGGACGCCTACCCTGGGAACATCCCAGACACCATGGGATGTGCCAGCGTTCGAGAAGAGGGCAAGAACTCCTGCCAGGtcagagggcagggcctgggtctcCAACCACATTTCCATTCCCACCTCCAACCTCAACTGTGTCTTCATCTACACCCACAATCTCAGCCCCAACCTCAACGCCACTTCCCCCTGCAACCCCAAATCCATCTCCACTCCCAGGTGCCATTTCTAACGTAAACACAGTTTCCAGCTCCATTCCGAGTCCCACCCCTATTTCCAACCCTAACCATCCCCAAATCAATTTTCGACCCTAACCCCATCTTTGTTCTCACCCATAACTCTAACCTCTTCCTCAATCCCGTTGCCAACCCCATATTCAACCTCCACCTCACTTCCAACAcaatttccccctcctccctaacaccatgcccAACCCTTTCCCCTCTCCTGAGGCCTCCCCTCCTCTCTGACTGGTTCTCTTCCTCCCCATCTCCAGGGTGATTCTGGGGGCCCACTGGTCTATAATGGGTCTCTTCAAGGCATCATCTCCTGGGGCCAGGATCCATGTGCTGTCAGCAGAAAGCGCAGGGTTTACACAAAGGTCTGCAAATATGTGGACTGGATCCAGAAGACTATAGAGAACAATTAACCAGGACCAGATCATCACGGCCCAATCCCCTGATCCCTACTTGGTGCTGTGGTACCTGTTCATTCTGTTAATAATGAAGCCTGAGCCAGGACCCCTTTATGTACTTTTCTGGGGGCCTTCTTGACTATGAGAGATGCTGTACTTTAATACTCAATTTGGAGTTTGGAgttaggagacctgggttctactCCTGCCTCATACTAACTTGTGACTCTGGGAGTGAAAATAGTTGTTTGGTTCACTGTTGTACCTCCCGTCTCAAACACAATTCCTGGCACACACTAAGGtttcaatacatatttactagggcttccctggtggcgcagtggttcagaatctgcctgccaatgcaggggacacgggttcgagccctggtctgggaagatcccacatgccgcggagcaactagagcccgtgagccacaactactgagcctgcgcatctggagcctgtgctccgcaacaagagaggccgcgatggtgagaggcccgcgcaccgcgatgaagagtggcccccgcttgccacaactagagaaagccctcgcacagaaacgaagacccaacacagccataaataaataaataaataaataaataaatattaaaaaaaaataaaataaagaatctgcctgccaatgcagggggcacgggtttgagcccgggttcaagccctggtccaagaagatcccacatgctgtggagcaactaagcccatgcgacacaactactgaagcccgcatgccacaactactgaaacggGCGCGCCTagagagagaagccaccgcaatgagaagcccgcacaccacagcgaagagtagaccctgcttgccgcaagtggaaaaagcccgcgcgcagcaatgaagacccaacgcagccaaaaataaatagataaaaattttttttaaaaaaaaaaaggctcctttccttatctgtaaaaccgTGCATGCAAAAATATGATAGCACACAAAGTCAGTCAGCCTGCACATAGCTAAGACCCAATAAAAGGCAGCTATCATTGTTTTCTTTCCAACCTCTGCAACAGGTAGTTCATCAAGACCTGTGCAGGTCAGTAcagtagccactaaccacatatggctatttaaattaaaattgcctaaaatcagaaatgtaattcttcgcctagaggggtggtatagggagggtgggagggagacgcaagagggagtggatatggggatatatgtgtatgtatagctgttcactttgttatacagtagaaactaacacaacattgtaaagcaactaaactccaataacgatgttaaaaaaattttttttaatttttttaatttaaaaaaataaatggaattccTCAGTTGCACTCGCCACATATCAAAAGCTctatagccacatgtggctggtggctaccgtGTTGGATAGCACAAACGGAGCATTTCCATCACGGCGGAAAGTTCACCTGAACGGCGCTGTGCTGGACAACCTCTAGGGTTAACCGACTTCTCGCTGGAGAATATGCTCACAAATAGTCCAGGACTCAGGGTCTCTTCTGATGTTCTGCTCACCTTGCAGGGGAGGTAGTTGGCATGAGCAGTAAAAGCCCAGAGCTGGAACTGGGCCTCTGGGTTGTTAAAtggacttgctgtgtgacctcctgTGAGTCACTGCCCTCTCTGATCCTCCCATGCCTCACCTGAAATGAGGGAGCTGGCGGAAGTGACATTGATGCCCCTTGTAGCTTTTGGCCTCCTGTGATTCACGGGCCTGTGTGTCACCTGGAGACACGCAGATGGCAGGAAGTATGTGAAGTGACCACACATGATGCGGAACCTCCCCCAGCACACATGGGCTAGTCGCTGGGACACACAGGACGCTGCTCTGGCCGTGGATGAGGGTTCAAGCACAGAGCATCTCTCTGGGTCTGCAtctgcctcttccctctctgtgttttctttcccGTGTTTGTGTGCGTCTCTTGCACCTACTCTTTCCTTCAATctatcttctctctctgcctccctctttcaggGTCAGCATTCTGGCTTTTCTCATTATGCCACCCTAGGTATGCACGTCCCTGTTTacttattttcctctctctcacttACAATCATCTGTCTCCGACACTATCCCCGCGACCCCCACGGCCCCTGGGGATGTGGCACCCTCTTTCCCCATCTGCGAAGACTTCTTGGAACAGGGACCTGGGGAATTTCCATGAAATCCATCTCTAAAAAGGGTGTTTCGGGCACTGGGAGAAGCCTGTATTCCCAGGCCCCTCCCAGAGCAGGAATCTGGGGCCCAGGTTGGGTGCCAGCCTCACCCAGGGCATAattagggagagggaaagggaggaggtgaATCCctgaggggagggtggggaaacGGGCTCTTCGGGATTAAAAGGGAGGGCCTGGAAGGGGTCTCTGGGCAGAGGATTCCGGCGGCCCATACGACAGGACTGAGGCACTTCTTCCCCTCCACGACTCCCAGGTGAGCGGCGTGCACCTCACCTTGGTTGGGGTGGGTCTCGAGAGCACAGGTGGGGACCCTCGGGCAGGAGACTTGTtcgagccttagtttccttatctacgGGACGCACTTCGGAGCCTCGAATCCCCAGCCCACCTGTGAAGGTAGGCGAAACCCGAAGCGCTGAGAGGCTGGCAGCCGGGACAGCCCCGGCCAGGAGAGCGCTCCCCGCGGGCGTAGGGAGAGCAGGAGGACGCCAGGGCGGCGTCATTAGGGTCTTTGCGCCCATCACGCCTGTGCAGGCCCCGATCGCCCGTCTGCCCACCCCTGCGTTTGTCGGCCGCGAGTTAAACGGGTCCCCGCGGGCTGGGGTGGCCCAGGATGGGCGGACGGGCGTGGCAGGCTGGGGTCTCTGACCCGGCAAGTGTTTTGAACCGTCCCccggccctccccccaccccagcctaggTCCTGGCCATGAGACCCTCACACCTCCACCTCTCCGCCGCCGCCGGCCCTTGGGGCCTCGAGAACCTTCTGCTGCCGCTACTGATGACGCAACTCTGGGGTGAGGCCGGGGCAGGGCTTGGCGGGAGGCGCCGGACACCGGGGGCGATGGCAGAGTGGGCTCTTATCACCAAGCCCCGCACACTTCTCCTCCCCTTGGGACCCCAGCGCTCACCCACAGATCCGGAGAAGCCCAGCCCCAAGTCGGACCCGCCCCTCTTCTAGCTCCGCCCTAGGTATCCCGCCCCCTTCACTCTTCCGGGACCCGT
Above is a window of Balaenoptera ricei isolate mBalRic1 chromosome 19, mBalRic1.hap2, whole genome shotgun sequence DNA encoding:
- the KLK11 gene encoding LOW QUALITY PROTEIN: kallikrein-11 (The sequence of the model RefSeq protein was modified relative to this genomic sequence to represent the inferred CDS: inserted 1 base in 1 codon; substituted 2 bases at 2 genomic stop codons); its protein translation is MILQLIMFALVTGHVGGETRINKGYECSPHSQPPWQAALFQKTRLLCGATLIALKWLLTAAHCHKPWVXYVAHLGEHNLQXRDGCERTRAATESFPHPDFNSSLPNKARCHDIMLLKMAAPAFIIWAVRPXSVSSHCVTAGTRCLISDWGTTSSPQLHLAHTWRCANVTILKHKGCEDAYPGNIPDTMGCASVREEGKNSCQGDSGGPLVYNGSLQGIISWGQDPCAVSRKRRVYTKVCKYVDWIQKTIENN